A window of Streptomyces sp. SAI-127 contains these coding sequences:
- a CDS encoding MFS transporter, whose translation MTTAVPDSRVPEAVHRRRWAILGVLMLSLLIVVLDNSILNVAIKTISTPAPTGLGATQSELEWAINAYTLVFAGLLFTAGLLGDRLGRKKVLLGGLLVFGAGSALAAFSGSPVQLITFRALMGLGAAFVMPATLAVLMNVFEREEQPKAIGIWAGGVGLAIAIGPITGGVLLAHFWWGSVFLINVPIVVLALGLMLWLVPDSRDPNPGRIDPVGVVLSVVGLVLLVYGIIKGGQLADFTDATVLATIGAGLAVLVAFVVFEKRSDHPSIDVTYFKNKVFSAAIGAIGLVFFALMGVTFFSVFYTQSVRGYSPLQTGLLMLPLAAAQLIFAPRARLVVDRFGNRATTTGGMLLIAAMLVAFAALEADTPIWLLEVIFFLMGTGMAHIMTPTSVVIMQALPREKAGSASALSNTFRQVGGALGIAVLGSVLSTAYRNSIESHLGQVPAGVRHTAGESIEATLGVAAKLGPRGDALVGPANDAFLHAMHVTALCGAGVALIGAVVVALFLPGRPTEPQQGQEKQELVPASE comes from the coding sequence ATGACTACCGCAGTCCCTGACTCCCGGGTACCGGAAGCGGTGCACCGGCGCCGCTGGGCAATCCTCGGCGTGCTGATGCTGAGCCTGCTGATCGTGGTGCTCGACAACTCGATCCTCAACGTCGCGATCAAGACGATCTCGACTCCCGCGCCGACCGGCCTGGGCGCCACCCAGAGCGAGCTGGAGTGGGCGATCAACGCCTACACCCTGGTCTTCGCGGGCCTCCTGTTCACCGCGGGCCTGCTCGGCGACCGGCTCGGCCGCAAGAAGGTGCTGCTGGGCGGTCTGCTCGTGTTCGGCGCAGGCTCCGCCCTCGCCGCCTTCTCCGGATCGCCGGTCCAGCTGATCACCTTCCGCGCGCTGATGGGCCTCGGCGCGGCGTTCGTCATGCCGGCCACGCTCGCCGTCCTGATGAACGTCTTCGAGCGCGAGGAGCAGCCCAAGGCCATCGGCATCTGGGCGGGTGGCGTCGGACTCGCCATCGCCATCGGGCCGATCACCGGCGGTGTGCTCCTCGCCCACTTCTGGTGGGGCTCCGTCTTCCTCATCAACGTGCCGATCGTGGTGCTCGCCCTCGGGCTGATGCTGTGGCTGGTGCCCGACTCCCGTGACCCGAATCCCGGCCGGATCGACCCCGTCGGTGTCGTGCTGTCGGTCGTCGGCCTGGTCCTGCTCGTCTACGGCATCATCAAGGGCGGTCAGCTCGCCGACTTCACGGACGCGACCGTGCTGGCCACCATCGGTGCCGGTCTCGCCGTGCTCGTCGCCTTCGTGGTGTTCGAGAAGCGCAGCGACCATCCGTCGATCGATGTCACCTACTTCAAGAACAAGGTCTTCTCGGCCGCGATCGGCGCCATAGGGCTGGTGTTCTTCGCGCTGATGGGCGTGACCTTCTTCTCGGTCTTCTACACCCAGAGCGTGCGGGGCTACTCGCCGCTGCAGACCGGTCTGCTGATGCTGCCGCTGGCCGCCGCGCAGCTGATCTTCGCGCCGCGCGCCCGGCTGGTCGTCGACCGCTTCGGCAACCGGGCGACGACCACGGGCGGCATGCTGCTGATCGCCGCGATGCTGGTCGCGTTCGCCGCGCTGGAGGCGGACACGCCGATCTGGCTCCTCGAGGTGATCTTCTTCCTCATGGGCACCGGCATGGCGCACATCATGACGCCGACCAGCGTCGTCATCATGCAGGCCCTGCCGCGCGAGAAGGCCGGCTCCGCTTCCGCGCTCAGCAACACCTTCCGGCAGGTCGGCGGCGCGCTCGGCATCGCCGTCCTCGGCTCGGTGCTCTCCACGGCCTACCGCAACAGCATCGAGTCCCATCTCGGGCAGGTTCCGGCAGGCGTACGGCACACCGCGGGCGAGTCCATCGAGGCCACCCTCGGCGTCGCCGCGAAGCTCGGCCCCCGGGGCGACGCCCTGGTCGGCCCGGCCAACGACGCCTTTCTGCACGCGATGCACGTCACCGCGCTGTGCGGAGCGGGCGTGGCCCTCATCGGCGCCGTCGTGGTGGCCCTGTTCCTGCCGGGCCGGCCGACGGAGCCTCAGCAGGGACAGGAGAAACAGGAGTTGGTACCCGCGAGCGAGTGA
- the panB gene encoding 3-methyl-2-oxobutanoate hydroxymethyltransferase, which translates to MTQLSAAHTKPSDGSKALYGGKGTRRITVRDIALAKERGEKWPMLTAYDATTASVFDEAGIPVMLVGDSAGNCHLGYETTVPVTMDEMTMLSAAVVRGTSRALIVGDLPFGSYQEGPVQALRSATRLVKEAGVGAVKLEGGERSHEQIRLLVESGIPVMAHIGLTPQSVNSMGYRVQGRGEEAAQQLLRDAKAVQDAGAFAVVLELVPAELAAEVTRVLHIPTVGIGAGPETDAQVLVWTDMLGLTGGRVPKFVKQYANLREVMGNAVKAFAEDVVGGTFPLEEHSVH; encoded by the coding sequence ATGACGCAGCTTTCGGCTGCCCACACCAAGCCCTCCGACGGCAGCAAGGCGCTGTACGGGGGGAAGGGCACCCGCCGCATCACTGTTCGGGACATCGCCCTCGCCAAGGAACGCGGCGAGAAGTGGCCCATGCTCACCGCCTACGACGCGACGACCGCGTCCGTCTTCGACGAGGCCGGGATCCCGGTCATGCTCGTCGGTGACTCGGCGGGCAACTGCCATCTCGGGTACGAGACCACCGTGCCCGTCACGATGGACGAGATGACCATGCTGTCGGCGGCCGTCGTACGGGGCACCTCGCGTGCCCTGATCGTCGGCGACCTGCCCTTCGGTTCGTACCAGGAGGGCCCGGTGCAGGCGCTGCGCTCGGCGACCCGGCTGGTCAAGGAGGCGGGCGTCGGCGCCGTGAAGCTCGAGGGCGGCGAGCGCTCCCACGAGCAGATCCGGCTGCTGGTGGAGTCCGGCATCCCGGTCATGGCCCACATCGGTCTGACCCCCCAGTCCGTCAACTCCATGGGCTACCGCGTCCAGGGCCGCGGCGAGGAGGCGGCCCAGCAGCTGCTGCGCGACGCGAAGGCCGTCCAGGACGCGGGCGCGTTCGCCGTCGTCCTGGAACTGGTCCCGGCGGAGCTCGCGGCCGAGGTCACCCGGGTCCTGCACATCCCGACGGTCGGTATCGGCGCGGGCCCCGAGACCGACGCGCAGGTCCTCGTCTGGACCGACATGCTGGGCCTCACCGGCGGCCGCGTGCCGAAGTTCGTCAAGCAGTACGCCAACCTGCGCGAGGTCATGGGCAACGCGGTGAAGGCCTTCGCGGAGGATGTCGTCGGCGGCACGTTCCCGCTGGAGGAGCACTCCGTCCACTAG
- a CDS encoding NAD(+) synthase: MSALNFWSIYQHGFARVAACTGHTVIADPPANAEAVLRHARRCGDEGVAVAVFPEMGLCGYSIEDLLLQDALLDEVEAALAEVVAGSADLLPVLVVGAPLRHRNRVYNCAVIVHRGRVLGVVPKSYPPNYREFYERRQIGDGADERGGSIRVAGSQVPFGVDLLFAAADVPGLVLHAEICEDMWVPVPPSAEAALAGATVLVNLSGSPITVGRAEDRKLLCRSASSRCLAAYVYAAAGLGESTTDLSWDGQALVYENGALLAETDRFPIGDEYAVADVDLDLLRQERMRMGTFDENRRTHQVRTGDFRTVSFELDPPSGDLGLKRRLERFPFVPADADRLAQDCYEAYNIQVAGLQQRLAAIGGPKVVIGVSGGLDSTHALIVAARAMDRAGRPRSDILAWTLPGFATSDHTKDNAHKLMRALGVTAAELDITPTARLMLQEMDHPFASGEPVYDVTFENVQAGLRTDYLFRLANQRGGIVLGTGDLSELALGWSTYGVGDQMSHYNVNSGVPKTLIQHLIRWVISSEQFDEETGKILAAILDTEISPELVPGEEMQSTESKIGPYALHDFTLFHVLRYGFRPSKIAFLAWHAWHDVDAGAWPPGFPEAKRGTYDLPEIRRWLEVFCKRFFAFAQFKRSAMPNGPKVSAGGSLSPRGDWRAPSDSSAGAWLRDLERFD, encoded by the coding sequence GTGTCTGCCTTGAACTTCTGGTCGATCTATCAGCACGGGTTCGCACGCGTGGCCGCGTGTACGGGTCACACCGTCATCGCGGACCCGCCCGCCAACGCCGAAGCGGTTCTGCGTCACGCGCGCCGCTGCGGCGACGAGGGGGTCGCCGTCGCCGTCTTCCCGGAGATGGGGCTGTGCGGCTACTCCATCGAGGACCTGCTGCTCCAGGACGCACTGCTCGACGAGGTCGAGGCGGCGCTCGCGGAGGTGGTGGCCGGATCGGCCGACCTGCTCCCGGTGCTGGTCGTCGGCGCTCCGCTGCGCCACCGCAACCGGGTCTACAACTGCGCGGTGATCGTGCACCGCGGCCGGGTCCTCGGTGTCGTACCGAAGTCGTACCCGCCCAACTACCGGGAGTTCTACGAGCGTCGGCAGATCGGCGACGGCGCCGACGAGCGCGGTGGGTCGATCCGCGTGGCCGGCTCGCAGGTGCCCTTCGGTGTGGACCTGCTGTTCGCGGCGGCCGACGTCCCCGGGCTCGTGCTGCACGCGGAGATCTGCGAGGACATGTGGGTGCCGGTGCCGCCCAGCGCGGAGGCGGCTCTCGCCGGTGCGACCGTCCTGGTCAACCTCTCCGGCAGCCCGATCACCGTCGGGCGGGCCGAGGACCGCAAGCTGCTGTGCCGCTCGGCGTCCTCCCGCTGCCTCGCCGCCTACGTGTACGCGGCGGCCGGCCTCGGCGAGTCGACCACCGACCTGTCCTGGGACGGCCAGGCCCTGGTCTACGAGAACGGCGCGCTGCTGGCCGAGACGGACCGGTTCCCGATCGGCGACGAGTACGCGGTGGCCGACGTGGACCTGGACCTGCTGCGGCAGGAGCGGATGCGGATGGGCACGTTCGACGAGAACCGGCGTACCCATCAGGTGCGCACCGGTGACTTCCGGACGGTGTCGTTCGAGCTCGACCCGCCGTCGGGCGACCTGGGTCTCAAGCGCCGCCTGGAGCGCTTCCCGTTCGTGCCGGCCGACGCCGACCGGCTCGCCCAGGACTGCTACGAGGCCTACAACATCCAGGTCGCGGGCCTCCAGCAGCGGCTCGCGGCGATCGGCGGTCCGAAGGTCGTCATCGGGGTGTCCGGCGGCCTCGACTCCACGCACGCGCTGATCGTCGCCGCCCGGGCGATGGACCGCGCGGGCCGCCCGCGCAGCGACATCCTGGCCTGGACGCTGCCCGGCTTCGCCACCAGCGACCACACCAAGGACAACGCCCACAAACTGATGCGGGCTCTCGGCGTCACCGCGGCCGAGCTGGACATCACGCCGACCGCACGGCTGATGCTCCAGGAGATGGACCACCCCTTCGCCTCCGGCGAGCCGGTGTACGACGTCACCTTCGAGAACGTCCAGGCGGGCCTGCGCACCGACTACCTGTTCCGGCTGGCCAACCAGCGCGGTGGCATCGTGCTCGGCACCGGCGACCTCTCCGAGCTGGCGCTCGGCTGGTCCACGTACGGCGTGGGCGACCAGATGAGCCACTACAACGTCAACTCCGGTGTGCCGAAGACGCTGATCCAGCATCTGATCCGCTGGGTCATCAGCAGCGAGCAGTTCGACGAGGAGACCGGCAAGATCCTCGCCGCGATCCTCGACACCGAGATCAGTCCGGAGCTGGTACCGGGCGAGGAGATGCAGTCCACCGAGTCCAAGATCGGCCCGTACGCGCTGCACGACTTCACACTCTTCCATGTGCTGCGCTACGGCTTCCGGCCGTCGAAGATCGCCTTCCTGGCCTGGCACGCCTGGCACGACGTCGATGCCGGTGCCTGGCCTCCGGGCTTCCCCGAGGCCAAGCGCGGGACGTACGACCTGCCCGAGATCCGGCGGTGGCTGGAGGTGTTCTGCAAGCGCTTCTTCGCGTTCGCGCAGTTCAAGCGGTCGGCGATGCCCAACGGGCCGAAGGTCTCGGCCGGCGGTTCGCTCTCGCCCCGCGGTGACTGGCGGGCACCGTCGGACAGTTCGGCGGGGGCGTGGCTGCGGGATCTGGAGCGGTTCGACTGA
- a CDS encoding S53 family peptidase — MRSNRAKVRAGVSMAATLPMLAGALALGIPAAHAADNPNRDTLAGTKPAWATAKADKGSTADSSKVSARVYLAGKDATGLAAYAKSVADPSSASYGKYLSAQQAKQRFGATAAQVAAVKSWLTSAGLKVTDVTEHYVAVSGDVAAVEKAFGTQLHNYTKGSKTYHAPAKAASAPAALDGAVLTVTGLDNAPHKASSKDQLPPPDAVFKNAGPFSSYYGSNTASTLPAAYGSKIPYAIKGYTGKQLRAAYGAGTYTGKGVRVAITDAYASPTIAFDAATYAKKNGDAAYTSGQLKQVLPKNYTKTEECGAAGWYGEETLDVEAVHAVAPDANITYVGASSCYDDDLLDSLSKVVDNHLADIVSNSWGDIEANQTPDLAAAYDQVFQFGAVEGIGFYFSSGDNGDEVANTGTKQVDTPANSAWVTAVGGTSLAVGKGDKYLWETGWGTEKATLSADGKSWTNFPGAFTSGAGGGTSKTVAEPFYQKGVVPNALATANNAAGNRVVPDISAIADPNTGFLVGQTQTFPDGSQQYSEYRIGGTSLASPVIAAIQALAQQARGGKAIGFANPSIYAKYGSKAFHDVTDNPTGSGLAVARTDFVNGYDASGGLTISVRSLGKDSSLSAVKGYDDVTGVGTPANGYVQSFGRN; from the coding sequence ATGAGATCCAATCGCGCCAAGGTGCGCGCCGGAGTGAGCATGGCGGCGACACTGCCGATGCTCGCGGGCGCGCTGGCGCTCGGCATACCCGCGGCCCACGCCGCGGACAACCCGAACCGGGACACGCTGGCCGGGACCAAGCCCGCGTGGGCCACGGCCAAGGCCGACAAGGGCTCCACCGCGGACAGCTCCAAGGTCTCCGCCCGGGTCTACCTGGCCGGCAAGGACGCCACCGGGCTCGCCGCCTACGCGAAGTCCGTGGCCGACCCGAGCTCGGCGTCGTACGGCAAGTACCTGAGCGCGCAGCAGGCGAAGCAGCGTTTCGGCGCCACCGCCGCCCAGGTCGCGGCGGTCAAGTCCTGGCTGACGTCCGCCGGACTGAAGGTCACGGACGTCACCGAGCACTACGTCGCCGTCAGCGGTGACGTGGCCGCCGTCGAGAAGGCCTTCGGGACCCAGCTGCACAACTACACCAAGGGCTCGAAGACCTACCACGCCCCGGCCAAGGCCGCCTCCGCGCCGGCCGCCCTCGACGGTGCCGTCCTGACCGTCACGGGCCTGGACAACGCGCCGCACAAGGCGAGCAGCAAGGACCAACTGCCGCCGCCGGACGCCGTGTTCAAGAACGCCGGGCCGTTCTCCTCGTACTACGGCTCGAACACCGCGAGCACGCTGCCCGCGGCCTACGGCTCGAAGATCCCGTACGCGATCAAGGGCTACACGGGCAAGCAGCTGCGCGCCGCCTACGGCGCGGGCACGTACACCGGCAAGGGGGTGCGCGTCGCCATCACCGACGCCTACGCCTCCCCGACCATCGCCTTCGACGCGGCCACTTACGCGAAGAAGAACGGTGACGCGGCCTACACCAGCGGCCAGCTGAAGCAGGTCCTGCCGAAGAACTACACCAAGACCGAGGAGTGCGGGGCGGCCGGCTGGTACGGCGAGGAGACCCTCGACGTCGAGGCCGTGCACGCGGTCGCGCCGGACGCGAACATCACGTACGTGGGCGCCTCGTCCTGCTACGACGACGATCTGCTCGACTCGCTCAGCAAGGTCGTCGACAACCACCTGGCCGACATCGTCTCCAACTCGTGGGGCGACATCGAGGCCAACCAGACGCCGGATCTCGCGGCCGCCTACGACCAGGTCTTCCAGTTCGGCGCGGTCGAGGGCATCGGCTTCTACTTCTCCTCCGGCGACAACGGCGACGAGGTCGCCAACACCGGTACGAAGCAGGTCGACACCCCGGCCAACTCGGCGTGGGTGACGGCGGTCGGCGGTACCTCCCTCGCCGTCGGCAAGGGCGACAAGTACCTGTGGGAGACCGGCTGGGGAACCGAGAAGGCCACGCTGTCCGCGGACGGCAAGAGCTGGACCAACTTCCCCGGCGCGTTCACCTCCGGTGCGGGCGGCGGCACCAGCAAGACGGTCGCCGAGCCCTTCTACCAGAAGGGTGTCGTCCCGAACGCGCTCGCCACGGCCAACAACGCCGCGGGCAACCGAGTCGTGCCGGACATCTCCGCGATCGCCGACCCGAACACCGGTTTCCTGGTGGGGCAGACGCAGACCTTCCCCGACGGCTCGCAGCAGTACAGCGAGTACCGCATCGGTGGCACGTCGCTGGCCTCGCCGGTGATCGCGGCCATACAGGCGCTCGCCCAGCAGGCGCGGGGCGGCAAGGCGATCGGGTTCGCCAACCCGTCGATCTACGCGAAGTACGGCTCGAAGGCCTTCCACGACGTCACGGACAACCCCACGGGGTCCGGACTCGCGGTGGCCCGCACCGACTTCGTCAACGGCTATGACGCCAGCGGTGGTCTGACCATCTCGGTCCGCAGCCTCGGCAAGGACAGCTCGCTGTCCGCGGTGAAGGGATACGACGACGTCACCGGCGTGGGTACGCCCGCGAACGGTTACGTGCAGTCGTTCGGCCGGAACTGA
- a CDS encoding DUF305 domain-containing protein: MRFAGVAVAVAGVLVAAGAITYAVAEDGGSADTPSAGSADAGFARDMAVHHQQAVEMSYIVRDHTKDVEVRRLAYDIAQTQANQRGMLLGWLDLWELPKVSADPPMTWMDMGDMPSAGEGSLMPGMATDSEMKKLGTLNGKQAEIFYLQLMTDHHKGGIHMAKGCVERCTVGVEKRLAQGMVDAQQSEIDLMAGMLKERGAKARS; this comes from the coding sequence GTGAGGTTCGCCGGAGTGGCCGTGGCCGTGGCGGGCGTGCTCGTCGCGGCCGGCGCCATCACCTACGCCGTGGCCGAGGACGGCGGCTCGGCCGACACCCCGTCCGCCGGGTCCGCGGACGCCGGTTTCGCGCGTGACATGGCCGTACACCACCAGCAGGCCGTCGAGATGTCGTACATCGTCCGCGACCACACCAAGGACGTCGAGGTGCGGCGGCTCGCCTACGACATCGCGCAGACGCAGGCCAACCAGCGCGGCATGCTGCTGGGTTGGCTGGATCTGTGGGAGCTGCCGAAGGTGTCGGCGGATCCGCCGATGACGTGGATGGACATGGGCGACATGCCGTCGGCGGGCGAGGGTTCGCTGATGCCGGGCATGGCGACCGACAGCGAGATGAAGAAGCTGGGCACGCTGAACGGCAAGCAGGCCGAGATCTTCTATCTGCAGTTGATGACGGACCATCACAAGGGCGGCATCCACATGGCGAAGGGCTGTGTCGAGCGGTGCACGGTCGGTGTGGAGAAGCGGCTCGCGCAGGGCATGGTCGACGCGCAGCAGTCGGAGATCGACCTGATGGCGGGCATGTTGAAGGAGCGGGGCGCGAAAGCGCGTTCCTAG
- a CDS encoding DUF3105 domain-containing protein: MGSAKKSTNAARKARIEEMRRAEQARERRNRILTIAASVVVVAGLVVGGIVLVQSQSDDTAADGKGKGHFVTGSDGVKTWKGTLGRNHVAKAVDYPMEPPVGGDHNQAWMNCNGDVYAKALNNVNAVHSLEHGAVWVTYTDKAKKADVEALAAKVKKTPYTLMSPDDKQKDPIMLSAWGHQRTVTGASDPNVDKFFEKFVQGAQTPEPGAACTSGLSQ, encoded by the coding sequence ATGGGTTCCGCCAAGAAGAGCACCAACGCGGCACGCAAGGCGCGCATAGAGGAGATGCGGCGCGCCGAACAGGCCAGAGAGCGCCGCAACCGGATCCTCACGATCGCCGCGAGCGTGGTCGTCGTCGCCGGTCTGGTCGTCGGCGGCATCGTGCTGGTGCAGTCGCAGTCCGACGACACGGCGGCCGACGGCAAGGGGAAGGGGCACTTCGTCACCGGCTCGGACGGTGTGAAGACCTGGAAGGGCACGCTGGGCCGCAACCACGTCGCCAAGGCGGTGGACTACCCGATGGAGCCGCCGGTCGGCGGTGACCACAACCAGGCCTGGATGAACTGCAACGGTGACGTCTACGCCAAGGCGCTCAACAACGTGAACGCCGTGCACTCGCTGGAGCACGGCGCGGTCTGGGTGACGTACACCGACAAGGCCAAGAAGGCCGACGTCGAGGCGCTCGCGGCGAAGGTGAAGAAGACGCCGTACACGCTGATGAGCCCCGACGACAAGCAGAAGGACCCGATCATGCTGTCGGCGTGGGGCCACCAGCGGACGGTGACGGGGGCGAGCGACCCGAACGTCGACAAGTTCTTCGAGAAGTTCGTGCAGGGCGCGCAGACGCCCGAGCCGGGCGCGGCGTGCACGAGCGGTCTGTCGCAGTGA
- the glnA gene encoding type I glutamate--ammonia ligase — MDKQQEFVLRTLEERDIRFVRLWFTDVLGFLKSVAVAPAELEQAFDEGIGFDGSAIEGFARVYESDMIAKPDPSTFQVLPWRAEAPGTARMFCDILMPDGSPSFADPRYVLKRALARTSDLGFTFYTHPEIEFFLLKDRPLDGSRPTPADNSGYFDHTPQNIGMDFRRQAITMLESMGISVEFSHHEGAPGQQEIDLRYADALSTADNIMTFRLVMKQVALEQGVQATFMPKPFSEHPGSGMHTHLSLFEGDRNAFYESGAEYQLSKVGRSFIAGLLKHAAEIAAVTNQWVNSYKRIWGGSERTAGAGGEAPSYICWGHNNRSALVRVPMYKPGKTGSARIEVRSIDSGANPYLAYALLLAAGLKGVEEGYELPPGAEDDVWALSNSERRAMGIEPLPQNLGEALTLMERSDLVAETLGEHVFDFFLRNKRQEWEEYRSEVTAFELRKNLPVL; from the coding sequence ATGGACAAGCAGCAGGAGTTCGTGCTCCGGACCTTGGAGGAACGCGACATCCGGTTCGTACGTCTGTGGTTCACGGACGTGCTGGGCTTCCTCAAGTCCGTGGCCGTGGCCCCGGCGGAGCTGGAGCAGGCCTTCGACGAGGGAATCGGTTTCGACGGCTCCGCGATCGAGGGCTTCGCCCGCGTATACGAGTCGGACATGATCGCCAAGCCGGACCCGTCGACCTTCCAGGTCCTGCCGTGGCGGGCCGAGGCCCCCGGTACGGCCCGGATGTTCTGCGACATCCTCATGCCGGACGGCTCCCCGTCCTTCGCGGACCCCAGGTATGTGCTCAAGCGCGCCCTGGCCCGCACCTCCGACCTGGGCTTCACGTTCTACACCCACCCGGAGATCGAGTTCTTCCTGCTGAAGGACCGCCCGCTGGACGGCTCGCGCCCGACCCCGGCCGACAACTCCGGCTACTTCGACCACACCCCCCAGAACATCGGCATGGACTTCCGCCGCCAGGCGATCACCATGCTGGAGTCGATGGGCATCTCGGTCGAGTTCTCCCACCACGAGGGCGCCCCGGGCCAGCAGGAGATCGACCTCCGCTACGCCGACGCGCTCTCGACGGCGGACAACATCATGACGTTCCGCCTGGTCATGAAGCAGGTGGCGCTCGAGCAGGGCGTTCAGGCGACCTTCATGCCGAAGCCGTTCTCCGAGCATCCCGGCAGCGGCATGCACACGCACCTCTCCCTCTTCGAGGGCGACCGCAACGCGTTCTACGAGTCGGGCGCGGAGTACCAGCTCTCCAAGGTGGGCCGCTCCTTCATCGCGGGCCTGCTGAAGCACGCGGCGGAGATCGCGGCGGTCACCAACCAGTGGGTGAACTCGTACAAGCGCATCTGGGGCGGCTCGGAGCGCACCGCGGGCGCCGGCGGCGAGGCCCCCTCCTACATCTGCTGGGGCCACAACAACCGCTCCGCCCTGGTCCGCGTCCCGATGTACAAGCCCGGCAAGACCGGCTCGGCCCGTATCGAGGTCCGCTCCATCGACTCCGGCGCCAACCCGTACCTGGCGTACGCCCTGCTCCTGGCCGCCGGCCTCAAGGGCGTCGAGGAGGGCTACGAGCTCCCGCCGGGCGCCGAGGACGACGTCTGGGCCCTCTCCAACTCCGAGCGCCGCGCCATGGGCATCGAGCCCCTGCCCCAGAACCTGGGCGAGGCCCTCACCCTGATGGAGCGCAGCGACCTGGTCGCCGAGACCCTGGGCGAACACGTCTTCGACTTCTTCCTCCGGAACAAGCGGCAGGAGTGGGAGGAGTACCGCTCCGAGGTGACGGCGTTCGAGCTGCGGAAGAACCTGCCGGTGCTCTAG
- a CDS encoding toll/interleukin-1 receptor domain-containing protein encodes MSKSITAFISYPRALEKTAAEIADKLRVDGYDIWIDVHNFDKEADGHTQLKRAIEDCDYFLSISPTTGEQSYWVRFENAIAAQTCTVLADSYSFRGNRLEVWRKSEVGAGHPDAVILGSLKQIEAISAYA; translated from the coding sequence GTGTCGAAATCCATCACCGCTTTCATCAGTTACCCGCGAGCGCTCGAAAAGACGGCCGCCGAAATCGCCGACAAGCTGCGAGTCGACGGGTACGACATCTGGATCGATGTACACAACTTCGACAAGGAAGCGGATGGGCACACCCAACTCAAACGCGCCATCGAAGATTGCGACTACTTCCTCTCCATAAGTCCCACCACCGGCGAACAGTCGTACTGGGTCAGGTTCGAGAACGCCATAGCCGCCCAGACGTGCACCGTCCTGGCCGATTCCTATTCCTTTCGCGGCAACCGGCTCGAGGTCTGGCGAAAGTCCGAGGTCGGTGCCGGGCATCCCGACGCGGTGATACTCGGCTCGCTGAAACAGATCGAGGCGATCAGCGCATACGCATAG
- a CDS encoding VOC family protein, translated as MDMSLEVILIPVTDVDRAKEFYRDKVGFHVDLDGEVMEGVRICQLTPPGSGCSIALVDGLQVPTGAPQPGTYHGMQLCVTDAKAAYEELTSRGLDVSEPVQFAPQDGATFMYFKDPDGNGWAIQEYKRRETEPLHKVLADLAAGQQ; from the coding sequence ATGGACATGAGCCTCGAAGTGATCCTTATACCGGTCACGGACGTCGACCGTGCCAAGGAGTTCTACCGCGACAAGGTCGGCTTCCACGTGGACCTGGACGGCGAGGTGATGGAGGGCGTCCGCATCTGTCAGCTGACCCCGCCCGGCTCGGGCTGTTCCATCGCCCTGGTGGACGGCCTCCAGGTGCCGACGGGAGCCCCGCAGCCCGGGACGTACCACGGCATGCAACTGTGTGTGACGGACGCGAAGGCGGCGTACGAGGAACTCACCTCACGCGGCCTGGACGTTAGCGAACCGGTCCAGTTCGCCCCGCAGGACGGCGCCACCTTCATGTACTTCAAGGACCCGGACGGCAACGGCTGGGCAATCCAGGAGTACAAGCGCCGCGAGACGGAGCCCCTGCACAAGGTCTTGGCGGACCTGGCGGCCGGACAGCAGTAG
- a CDS encoding pyridoxamine 5'-phosphate oxidase family protein — translation MTVNEPETHLDPRYSDPDATAHSWADAVSLLAAAELFWISTVRPDGRPHVTPLPAVWAHGALHFCTGPEERKAKNLAHNAHVTLTTGTNIWDKGYDLVVEGAAVRVSDDTRLRELAAAWEAKYGDFWRFEVRDGYFHHGPGHALVYAVAPRTVFGFGKGQPFSQTRWRF, via the coding sequence ATGACCGTGAACGAACCCGAGACCCACCTCGACCCCCGCTACAGCGACCCCGACGCGACGGCACACTCGTGGGCCGACGCCGTGTCGCTGCTGGCCGCCGCCGAACTGTTCTGGATCTCGACGGTACGACCGGACGGGCGCCCGCACGTCACGCCGTTGCCGGCCGTGTGGGCGCACGGGGCGCTGCACTTCTGCACCGGCCCCGAGGAGCGCAAGGCGAAGAACCTCGCGCACAACGCGCACGTGACGCTGACGACCGGCACCAACATCTGGGACAAGGGCTACGACCTGGTGGTGGAGGGGGCGGCGGTGCGGGTGTCCGACGACACACGTCTGCGGGAGCTGGCCGCCGCGTGGGAGGCGAAGTACGGCGACTTCTGGCGCTTCGAGGTGCGGGACGGCTACTTCCATCACGGACCGGGACACGCTCTTGTCTATGCGGTGGCGCCGCGCACGGTTTTCGGCTTCGGTAAGGGACAGCCGTTCAGCCAGACGCGGTGGCGCTTCTGA